Part of the Halorhabdus utahensis DSM 12940 genome, TCCAAACGGCCGAAGAGCAGGGAACCGTCGCGTGGGGTGACGTCAGCGACGAGTTGAGTAGTGGCCAGTGGGGTCGCCTCATCGAGACCGGACTGCTCGTCGACGCCGACGGCGACGGGTTCGTCATCGACGATCCCGACGGCGTTCACGACGCGCTCGAGGAGGCTGATCCCGACGCCGAAGATGACGACGACGGCTGGTCGACCTGGGACAAACTCGCCGGTGTCGGTGTCATCGCGCTGTTTCTGGGCTACTCGATGACGTCAGTTCGGAACGTCGTCGGCGAGACGCTTGATCTCATCCTCGGCCCGCTGGAAGCATTGTTGCCGTTTTATGTCGTCATCCTTGTGCTGGCGACGCTCACCGGACTGTGGTCGACGCTCTTGCAGGACAATCTCATGGACATGAGCGGGATGAGCCAGCACCAGGAGAAGATGGAAGAGCTCAAAGAGCGGCGGAAGGCTGCCAAAGAGCGTGACGATCAGGAGGAACTCGATCGCATCCAGCAAGAACAGATGGAGATGATGGGCGACCAGCTTGGGGCGTTCACCAAGCAGTTCCGCCCGATGGTCTGGATCATGCTGCTGACGATCCCGGTCTTCCTGTGGATGTACTGGCGGGTCCCGAACCTGGCGAGCGGCGAGTTCGTCATCATCATGCCGTTCTTCGGCGAGATCTCGCGGTGGGGTGCCGGAACGCTCGGCCCGTGGCCGGCCTGGTTGTTCTGGTATTTCATCTGCTCGCTCAGCTTCACCCAGATCATCCGCAAGGCGCTGAACGTCCAGACGACGCCGACGTGACTGCCGGGCCGTTTTTCGGTGCCGTCCGCGGACCGCGCCGCCCACGAGACGCAACCTCTTTTAGCGTCAGCACCTCACGTCAGGTATGTTGATCACCGTCTCCGGACCGGCCGGGAGCGGCAAGAGCACGCTTGCGGCGAGCCTCGCTGACGCACTGGATTACGATCACGTCAGCGGCGGCGACATCTTTCGCTCGCTCGCCGACGAACGCGGGATGACGCCCCTGGAGCTCAACAAGCAGGCCGAGGAGGACGACGAGATCGACCGTGATCTCGACCGACGACTCCGTGACGTCGCCCGCGACCGGGACGACCTCGTCCTCGAATCCCGACTGGCGGGCTGGATGGCCGGCGATCACGCCGATCTCAAGCTCTGGCTCGACGCCCCGCTTTCCGTCCGGGCCGAACGGATTTCCCAACGGGAGAACAAGCCCGTCGAACAGGCCCGCACCGAGACCAGGGAACGTGCCGAGAGCGAAGCCCATCGCTATCGGGAGTATTACGACATCGACATCGAGGACCTCTCGATCTACGACCTGGCGATCAACACCGCCCGCTGGAGCCCCCAGGGCATGTTGAGCGTCGTCCTCCACGCTGTCGAGTCCTACGACCAGAACGGCGACGAGGGCAAAGCCCCCATCCAGGGCGTCGAGTACGACTTCTAACATGGCACTCCGTGGGCCCCCCGAGGACCGATCGCCGGCCGAACTCCTCTCATTCGGCGTCTTGAATCTCGACAAACCGCCGGGCCCCTCGGCCCACCAGGTCGCCGCCTGGGTGCGTGACCTCGCGACCGTCGAACGGGCGGCCCATGCCGGGACGCTTGACCCAAAAGTCACCGGCTGTCTCCCCATGCTGCTGGGCGACGCCACCCGGATGGCCCAGGTCTTCGACGACAGCGACAAGGAGTACGTCGCCGTCCTCGAGCTCCACGAACGCCTGGCTGACCCCTCCACCCTGGAGGCCGTCGCCGACGAGTTCGAGGGCGAGATCTACCAGAAGCCGCCGAAGAAGAGCGCCGTCGTCCGCCGGCTGCGCTCCCGGGAGATCCACCGCCTGGACGTTCTCGAAGCCGAGGATCGCCGCGCGCTGCTCTCGATCCGGTGTGAGAGTGGGACCTACATCCGCAAGCTCTGTCACGACATGGGGCTGGCGCTCGGTACCGGCGCGCACATGGGCGACCTCCGCCGAGCGGCGACCGATCCCTTCGACGATGCTGATCTGGTCACGATGCACGACTTCGTCGACGCCCTGGCGTGGTGGCGCGAGGACGACGACCCCGACCCGCTACGGGAGGTGGTCCAGCCCGCCGAACGCGCGCTGGTCGACCTCCCGTCGGTCACGATTGCCCCGAGCGCGGCGGAATCCGTGGCGGAGGGCGCACCCATCTACGCGCCGGGCGTCATCGACGCCGACGACGACCTCGATCCCGCCGCCGAACCGCTCGTCGCCTGCTACATTCCCAACGGCGCAGCGGTGTGTCTGGGGACCCTCGCGGGGGACCCGGACGCCGACGAGGGGACCGTTGTCGAACTGGAACGCGTGTTGGTCTAGGCCCACGACGAAACGAAGGCCTTAACTCCGGCTCAGTCATTCTTCGAATCACGGGACCGTAGGGTAGCGGTATCCTCGGCGCATGGGGTGCGTCGGACCCGAGTTCGAATCTCGGCGGCCCCACTACAACCACCTTTTTACTGCGGAGGGGTGCCTGTCGGCACCCTCCTTGCAAAAAGCTGGACCAAAAACATCTGCTCGCGAGCCTTCGGCTCGCTCGCAGTGAAACGCGCTCGCTTCGCTCGCGCGTATGCTCGACGTTGCCCGAAGAAACGTCGTATCGGTGTCTGATCGACTACCTCGGTGCGTATGCCGTCTAGGACATACCGAGTGGGTCGATCGGTTCACAACCGCGCAACCTCGAAGCTATCGAGGACGCTGCTCAGGATGGTGACGAGTTGCCCGTGATCGATCGAGAAGATGACCCGCAGATCATCGATGTGTGGTCCCGAGAGCGAGCGGGCCGACGGCGCGCAACGCCGGAGGCAGTACCTGAAAGCCGTGCGCAGTGATATCCCAGGCAGCCGACGAGCGACGGAAACAGCACGAAAGCCCGGCCGCCCGCGCAGGCTCATGGACAAGGGAGGAACGAAGGGAGACACTGATCCAGTCGGCGCACAGCCCACTACCGACGACCAGCACTCACCCTCGAGCCCCCTCCAAACACCGATCCACTCCCTCGCTCAATCGCCAGTCAGCATCTCCAGGGCGGTGTGGATGTGGTACTCCACGGTTTCGTCCTCGGTCGCGTTGAGTGCGTTCCGGAGGTGATCCTCGACGGTGACGGCCGATTGCTTGCCCGCTGGCGTGATCGACTTTCCACGCTCGCTATCCATACGCGTGGGTAGGGGACGAACCCAATATAGCGTTTCCCTCGAAGTGCTTCGCCGTTTATGAAGGGGTGGCTGCATCGTGGGCGATCTCCTCACCACACCACGACCATCGACCCAGGCGTCGTCCTCGTGACATATCCAGCAACATTTTCCGAAATCGATTTCCACCACGAGAGAGACGGGTCGAAACGATGGGAGCTGACGACGATGCCGAGGAGTCGGCGTACACGTTCCAGTGTGCGAAATGCGGATGGGAAACGACTGGCGATCGCCGCCCGGTCGCCTGTGAGGTCTGTGGCGGTCGCATGCTGGCGAACCCCTCCGAACGAACGCGGTAGCGATTCCCAGTCAACGTCCGCCATGGGACGAACGGTGGCCGATTCCTTCGGCCAGCCCACTATTGAAGCGAACCCGTTCAGCACAACGGCTATTTTGTTCGAGACCGCTCGATGATGTATCACCAATGGGTGTCTTCGACTGGCTCGGGCGGGTAACCGGCGGGATCGTCACGCGGTCCCCACAGCAGCGGATGTCACGGGCACTCGTCAAAACCCTCCTGTATCGGACGCTGATGGTGATGATCACCAGTAGCGTTGCATTTCTGTTCACGGGCAATACGAGCGACGCACTCAGTATCGGCCTCGTCGCGAACGTCATCAAGACCGGGACCTACTACGGGTACGAACGGCTCTGGGATCGGGTCACGTGGGGCCTGACCCCGGACGAGGCGTCATAGTCGGTTGACACGATCGTGAGTGGTCTTTTTGTTGGCTGCGCCGAAACATCTGGAGGTAATGCAGACGAGACAGGTCGCAACCGTCCTCGTGGTCGGCGGTGCGGGTCTGGTCAGCTTCGCGGTGGTTCACTTTCTCATCCACGAGATCAATACCGTCCCGACGGCCCACATCGTGACCAACCTCGTCGTCGCCGGCGGCGCGGGCGTCGGACTGGTGTACGTCGGGTACTGGCTGTCCGAGCAGTCGTTTTCGCCGTCCCGCAATCGGCGCATCCTCGCCTGGACTGCCCTCGGTGCCGTGAGCTTGCTTATGGTGTTCGTCGTCGCCCAACCCCTCGTACAGGACGCGGTCACGTTCGAAGAGTTCCTGCACATCGTTCAGGTCTCGATCGGCATGGGCTCGCTGTTCGGCGCGACGATCGGGGCCTTCGAAGCCCGTGCACTCACCCGTGCCGAGGAGGCGACACGGGCCGAATCGCGACTGGCGTCCATGGAGGACGAACGCGATCGCTGGAACGAACTCACTACTGTCCTGCGGCACTACGTCAACAATTCGGTGACAGTCATCAACTTCGCACTCGACGAGCTACAGCGCAGCGTGAACGAGGGGGCTGTCAGGCGGGACGCTGACGGTGTACGCGATGACATCGACACGATCGAGGACCGCGTCAAGACCATCGAAACCGTTGCCGAACACGTCGATCAACTCGGCCCGGCGAACGGGACTGCAGGGATCTCACCGGTCGCTGACCTGTGTGCCGTGATCGAACGCGCCAGCCAGACGACGGCGTTAGATGTGGGCGTCTCCGTCGCCACGTTCGAGGAAGGGCCGGACGTGCTGGCAGGCGACTCGATCGAGAAGGATGTTGCCCTGCTTCTGGAAGCCCTCGCCAGCGTCACCGAGGGTGACGGCCGGATCGATTGCGAATGTGAGCGAAAGAACGGCCACCTCGTCGTTCGGTTTACGGCCACGCCGGCTACCCTTCCGCCGGACGTCGAGGCGGCGCTGTTCGAACCAGTCACGCGTCACAGTGGACTGAAACTCTATCTCGCCGAGCGATCCATCGACGCCTACGCCGACCTTCGACTGGTCAGCACCGACGACCGGACCGTCACGTTCGCGGTCGATTTCGAGTCCGTACCGGAGTGACTCTGTCGCGGTGGCTCACCCGCCGAGCGAGTCTGGCTACCGAACCGTCGTGACGGGG contains:
- a CDS encoding RNA-guided pseudouridylation complex pseudouridine synthase subunit Cbf5 is translated as MALRGPPEDRSPAELLSFGVLNLDKPPGPSAHQVAAWVRDLATVERAAHAGTLDPKVTGCLPMLLGDATRMAQVFDDSDKEYVAVLELHERLADPSTLEAVADEFEGEIYQKPPKKSAVVRRLRSREIHRLDVLEAEDRRALLSIRCESGTYIRKLCHDMGLALGTGAHMGDLRRAATDPFDDADLVTMHDFVDALAWWREDDDPDPLREVVQPAERALVDLPSVTIAPSAAESVAEGAPIYAPGVIDADDDLDPAAEPLVACYIPNGAAVCLGTLAGDPDADEGTVVELERVLV
- a CDS encoding DUF2061 domain-containing protein; translated protein: MGVFDWLGRVTGGIVTRSPQQRMSRALVKTLLYRTLMVMITSSVAFLFTGNTSDALSIGLVANVIKTGTYYGYERLWDRVTWGLTPDEAS
- a CDS encoding DUF106 domain-containing protein, which encodes MPRTGEKIDRLVAEDASMETAIQTVLQTAEEQGTVAWGDVSDELSSGQWGRLIETGLLVDADGDGFVIDDPDGVHDALEEADPDAEDDDDGWSTWDKLAGVGVIALFLGYSMTSVRNVVGETLDLILGPLEALLPFYVVILVLATLTGLWSTLLQDNLMDMSGMSQHQEKMEELKERRKAAKERDDQEELDRIQQEQMEMMGDQLGAFTKQFRPMVWIMLLTIPVFLWMYWRVPNLASGEFVIIMPFFGEISRWGAGTLGPWPAWLFWYFICSLSFTQIIRKALNVQTTPT
- the cmk gene encoding (d)CMP kinase; its protein translation is MLITVSGPAGSGKSTLAASLADALDYDHVSGGDIFRSLADERGMTPLELNKQAEEDDEIDRDLDRRLRDVARDRDDLVLESRLAGWMAGDHADLKLWLDAPLSVRAERISQRENKPVEQARTETRERAESEAHRYREYYDIDIEDLSIYDLAINTARWSPQGMLSVVLHAVESYDQNGDEGKAPIQGVEYDF